In one Tripterygium wilfordii isolate XIE 37 chromosome 22, ASM1340144v1, whole genome shotgun sequence genomic region, the following are encoded:
- the LOC119991770 gene encoding exocyst complex component EXO70H1-like has product MPMKGMRSMFFKSTSPFNSPARSPLRFNSPALSPARLTFSETLVDENIENAQTLINKWESDASSYADHTSLFSMNRQESRQYLDSVKNIQSAMKYIVTENSNSEKLVRAQNLMQIGMKRLEKEFYYILKNNREYLDPESVSTRSSLTPRSSLSEFDDDSEDEFKFATNSVSEDVAGDSVSEFDQVSMAAATDLKAIANCMISSGYGMECVKIYKIVRKSIVDEAMYHLGVEILTFSQLQKMDWEVVEIKIKTWLNAVKFAVKTIFTGERILCDQVFSASPSVAESVFMDISREGAMALFVFPEHVAKCKKSPEKMFRTLDLYEAIADVWPEIESIFAFESTSAIRSQAVNSLVKLGEAVRMMLTDFEAAIQKDNSRKPVPSGGVHPLTRYVMNYLTFLTDYSGILTDILADWPLTVQSPLPEAYFGSPVADDNISSPISMRLSWLVLVLLCKLDGKAELYKDVALSYLFLANNLQYVVVKVRTSNLKFLLGDEWIGKHEAKVKQYGANYERMGWSKVLASLPENPTADISLPQVKDHFRRFNFAFEETYKKQSSWVVPDSKLRDEIKVSVAKKLVPAYREFYAKYRTVVRKEIGKEALVRFAPDDLGNYLSDLFYGTGGPGSVSSNSSTSSFSSKGGH; this is encoded by the coding sequence ATGCCGATGAAGGGAATGAGGAGCATGTTCTTCAAATCAACGTCTCCTTTCAACTCACCAGCGAGATCACCATTGCGCTTTAACTCTCCGGCTTTATCACCGGCGCGGCTCACCTTCTCCGAGACCTTAGTGGACGAGAACATCGAGAATGCACAAACGTTGATTAATAAATGGGAGTCGGATGCTTCTAGTTATGCAGACCACACCTCTCTCTTCTCCATGAACCGCCAAGAGTCTAGGCAGTATCTCGACTCCGTCAAGAACATTCAGTCCGCCATGAAATATATTGTTACGGAGAATTCCAACTCCGAGAAGCTTGTTCGGGCTCAGAATCTTATGCAGATTGGGATGAAACGGTTAGAGAAGGAgttttattatatattgaaaaacaatCGAGAGTATTTGGACCCAGAATCTGTTTCGACCAGATCATCGCTGACGCCGAGATCTAGTCTTTCTGAATTCGATGATGATTCAGAGGATGAGTTCAAATTCGCTACAAATTCGGTATCGGAGGATGTTGCTGGAGATTCGGTATCGGAGTTCGACCAAGTTTCGATGGCTGCCGCAACGGACTTGAAAGCCATTGCCAATTGCATGATTTCTTCTGGTTATGGTATGGAGTGTGTGAAGATTTACAAAATCGTTCGTAAATCAATTGTGGATGAGGCTATGTATCATCTTGGAGTTGAGATATTGACTTTCTCGCAACTTCAAAAGATGGACTGGGAGGTTGTGGAGATTAAGATCAAGACCTGGTTAAACGCAGTGAAATTTGCAGTCAAAACTATCTTCACCGGCGAGAGAATCCTCTGTGATCAAGTGTTCTCTGCTTCTCCGTCAGTCGCGGAGTCCGTCTTCATGGACATTTCACGTGAGGGAGCTATGGCTTTGTTTGTATTCCCTGAACATGTGGCCAAATGCAAGAAAAGTCCCGAGAAAATGTTCCGTACATTGGACCTATATGAAGCCATAGCAGATGTCTGGCCTGAGATTGAATCAATTTTTGCTTTCGAATCAACCTCTGCCATTCGATCACAGGCGGTTAATTCCCTGGTAAAGCTCGGTGAGGCGGTCCGCATGATGCTAACAGACTTCGAAGCAGCGATTCAGAAGGACAACTCCAGGAAGCCGGTCCCAAGCGGTGGCGTCCACCCTCTGACGCGCTACGTAATGAACTACCTCACCTTCCTTACAGATTACAGCGGAATCCTCACCGATATACTAGCCGATTGGCCGTTAACGGTGCAGTCTCCACTACCGGAAGCCTACTTTGGGAGTCCGGTGGCTGATGACAATATTTCGTCTCCAATCTCAATGAGACTGAGCTGGCTCGTACTCGTCTTGCTCTGCAAACTTGACGGGAAAGCAGAGCTCTACAAGGATGTAGCACTCTCGTATCTGTTTCTAGCCAATAATCTACAATACGTCGTCGTTAAGGTCCGAACATCGAACCTGAAGTTCCTATTGGGAGACGAATGGATTGGAAAGCACGAAGCGAAAGTGAAGCAATACGGAGCAAATTACGAGCGAATGGGGTGGAGCAAAGTATTAGCTTCATTACCGGAAAATCCAACGGCCGATATTTCGCTTCCGCAAGTCAAAGATCATTTCCGGAGATTCAATTTTGCATTTGAAGAGACCTACAAGAAGCAGAGCTCGTGGGTGGTTCCGGACTCTAAACTCCGAGACGAGATCAAAGTATCGGTGGCGAAGAAGCTTGTGCCGGCATATCGGGAATTTTACGCCAAGTATCGGACGGTGGTAAGGAAGGAAATTGGAAAAGAAGCATTGGTCAGATTTGCCCCTGATGATTTGGGAAATTACTTATCGGATCTATTCTATGGTACCGGGGGACCGGGGAGTGTTTCGTCGAATTCCAGTACTTCATCGTTTTCCTCCAAGGGCGGCCATTGA